ATATTAAATGGGTCGCCTGAGATTCGAACTCAGGACCAGCCGGTTAAAAGCCGGATGCTCTACCACTGAGCTAGCGACCCCTATCAGACCAATAGTAATAGTCCACTATGAAAAATATCACGTTGTTGAAGCATTAATGGTCCTAATGTTCCTTTTTGAGGACTAAAAAACAAAAAAAATAAATTTTTTTACCTTCCTCATTGATTTCTTAGGGATATTTTAAGTCTTAATAAATAGTTGAGGGACATGAGAATATTATTTAATTAAGCTTATTAAAAGAAAAAAACACAGATTGAAAGAAGATCCATCGGTAATCGTAATTGGAGCTGGTCTTGCAGGCTCAGAAGCTGCTTGGCAAATAGCAAGTTCTGGAGTGAAAGTAACTCTATTTGAAATGCGCCCAAAAAAGAAATCCCCAGCTCACCATTCCTCCCAATTTGCAGAACTTGTTTGCAGTAATAGCTTTGGAGCCCTTAGTAGTGATAGAGCAGCAGGGCTTCTACAAGAAGAGTTAAGAGAATTACAATCGATTGTAATAGCAAAAGCTGATCAACACGCCGTCCCTGCAGGAGGAGCACTTGCAGTAGATAGAAGTCAATTCAGTAAGTCAATAACACATGAATTATCCTCTCATCCACTAATAAAAATTGAGAGAGAAGAATGCCCTCATCTCCCTAACGCTGACCAAATTACTATTTTAGCCACAGGTCCTTTAACAAGCCAATCCTTAGCTGAGGACATAAAAGAATTTACAGGAGAAAAAGAATGTCATTTCTTTGATGCAGCTAGTCCGATAATTACTGGAGACAGTATTGACTTTTCAAAAGCCTTTCGTGCAAGTCGATACGATAAAGGTGATGCTGATTATGTTAACTGCCCTATGAATAAAGAGGAATATTTACAATTCCATTCTGAATTAATCAAAGCAGAGCAGGCTGAATTAAAGGATTTTGACAAAGAATCAGCTCTTTTTTTTGAAGGTTGCCTTCCGATAGAACAACTCGCAAAAAGAGGAATAGATACTATGCGTTTTGGTCCATTAAAGCCAATAGGGCTCTGGGATCCAAGATGGGGAGATGTTAACGACAAAAATATTCGAATTTTAAAAAGAGCTCATGCTGTCGTTCAATTAAGACAAGAAGATAAAGCAGGAAAATTATGGAATCTCGTTGGATTTCA
Above is a genomic segment from Prochlorococcus marinus XMU1408 containing:
- the trmFO gene encoding FADH(2)-oxidizing methylenetetrahydrofolate--tRNA-(uracil(54)-C(5))-methyltransferase TrmFO: MKEDPSVIVIGAGLAGSEAAWQIASSGVKVTLFEMRPKKKSPAHHSSQFAELVCSNSFGALSSDRAAGLLQEELRELQSIVIAKADQHAVPAGGALAVDRSQFSKSITHELSSHPLIKIEREECPHLPNADQITILATGPLTSQSLAEDIKEFTGEKECHFFDAASPIITGDSIDFSKAFRASRYDKGDADYVNCPMNKEEYLQFHSELIKAEQAELKDFDKESALFFEGCLPIEQLAKRGIDTMRFGPLKPIGLWDPRWGDVNDKNIRILKRAHAVVQLRQEDKAGKLWNLVGFQTNLKWGEQKRLIRMIPGLSKAEFIRFGVMHRNTFLESPKLIEPSLQFINRKTLFAAGQLTGTEGYAAAIAGGWLAGTNAALLAKGLNTITLPPSTMIGALTNFVSNSQESLRVQNKKNFQPMPANFGLLPELDNRINNKRERYKQYRDRSLGKIKQLKETFITKTSSTKTI